In a single window of the Dinghuibacter silviterrae genome:
- a CDS encoding ABC transporter ATP-binding protein has translation MITLQTIQKVFNPGEPTQVTALNDVSLSIETGTFVVLVGSNGSGKTTLLNIIAGALAPSSGTVRFDDHDVTRIPEYRRSRWVARVFQNPLSGTAPELSILDNFRLAALRTTRKGLRIGSGEAFRAKVRDRIATLGMGLEAKIDQPMGTLSGGQRQALTLLMSVMDHTEILLLDEPTAALDPRSAALIMKTADQIARTYQLTTILITHNLRDAHTYGDRLILMGEGKVVRDLDAAAKGRLQLVDLAEWFG, from the coding sequence ATGATCACCCTCCAGACCATCCAAAAGGTATTCAACCCCGGCGAGCCCACCCAGGTCACCGCCCTCAACGATGTATCCCTGTCCATCGAGACCGGCACCTTTGTCGTCCTCGTCGGCTCCAACGGTTCGGGCAAAACCACCCTGCTCAACATCATCGCCGGCGCGCTCGCCCCCTCCTCCGGCACCGTGCGTTTTGACGACCACGACGTCACCCGCATACCCGAATACCGGCGCAGCCGCTGGGTGGCCCGTGTCTTTCAAAACCCCCTCAGCGGGACCGCACCCGAGCTCAGCATTCTTGATAACTTCCGATTGGCCGCTTTACGCACCACGCGCAAGGGGCTCCGGATCGGCTCAGGGGAAGCTTTCCGGGCCAAGGTACGGGACCGTATAGCCACCCTGGGGATGGGGCTGGAGGCAAAGATCGACCAACCCATGGGCACACTGTCCGGCGGCCAGCGCCAGGCCCTGACCCTGTTGATGAGCGTGATGGACCATACCGAAATCCTGCTGCTGGACGAACCGACCGCCGCCCTGGACCCCCGTTCCGCCGCGCTCATCATGAAAACCGCCGACCAGATCGCCCGGACCTACCAGCTCACCACCATTCTTATTACGCATAACCTAAGGGACGCACACACCTATGGGGACCGGCTGATCCTGATGGGGGAGGGGAAGGTCGTGCGTGACCTCGACGCCGCTGCCAAGGGCAGGCTGCAACTGGTCGACCTGGCTGAATGGTTTGGCTAA
- a CDS encoding glycosyltransferase family 2 protein, whose amino-acid sequence MTPSLAVIFVNYRSSKLLLDALSSLYRETAGTPPDVWVVDNASGDDSRDRILDAFPAVQWIDMGYNAGFARANNAGIRAAGDKDVLLLNPDTIVLDRAVEKAYAQLCDSDFVACGVQLLNPDGSPQISGNFFMKGGLNHLLLLPYLGALLRWIGYRSGTKVPNVREAGSVHPVEWVSGAFLMVKRSAIRQAGLMDEDFFLYAEEVEWCARLGKVGPLCIFGEERIIHLQGETVQDGKGYSGLTTRKDFQLMLSNHLRVRKQFGVGWFLVLLLGYTAGVPVFFLGNIFTLRGLSAPAQFARNVARLWWWTPRIIGGRPHFYKVL is encoded by the coding sequence ATGACCCCTTCCCTCGCGGTGATATTTGTCAACTACCGGTCCTCCAAACTCTTGTTGGACGCCCTTTCGAGTCTCTACCGGGAAACCGCCGGGACGCCCCCGGACGTATGGGTCGTCGACAATGCCTCAGGGGACGATAGCCGTGACCGTATCCTCGACGCCTTTCCAGCGGTGCAATGGATCGACATGGGGTACAATGCGGGGTTTGCCCGGGCCAACAACGCGGGGATCAGGGCCGCGGGGGACAAGGATGTGTTGTTGCTCAACCCGGATACCATCGTCCTCGACCGGGCGGTGGAGAAGGCGTATGCGCAGCTTTGCGACAGCGACTTCGTGGCCTGCGGGGTCCAGCTCCTCAACCCGGACGGGTCGCCCCAGATATCCGGCAACTTCTTTATGAAGGGGGGGCTCAACCACCTGCTGCTTTTGCCCTACTTAGGGGCGCTGCTCCGCTGGATCGGCTACCGGAGCGGGACCAAGGTCCCCAATGTCCGGGAGGCGGGGTCCGTGCATCCCGTGGAATGGGTCAGCGGTGCCTTTCTCATGGTGAAGCGGAGCGCGATCAGGCAGGCGGGGCTGATGGACGAAGACTTTTTCCTATATGCCGAAGAGGTCGAATGGTGCGCCCGTCTGGGCAAGGTGGGTCCGCTTTGTATATTCGGGGAGGAACGCATCATCCACCTGCAGGGGGAAACGGTCCAGGACGGCAAAGGCTATTCGGGGCTGACGACGCGCAAAGATTTCCAGCTCATGCTCTCCAACCACCTTAGGGTACGCAAACAGTTTGGCGTGGGGTGGTTTTTGGTGTTGCTGTTGGGGTATACGGCCGGCGTCCCTGTGTTTTTCCTCGGGAATATTTTTACCCTTAGGGGTCTTTCAGCGCCAGCGCAGTTCGCGCGCAATGTTGCACGGCTTTGGTGGTGGACGCCCCGGATCATCGGCGGCCGCCCGCATTTCTACAAAGTGCTTTAA
- a CDS encoding YfhO family protein, with product MTKINWKKLIPHIVALAVFVLVSVVYCSPVLDGKTVGGSDMTHWQATVHPMDVYKSTHGHYPLWTNNMFGGMPAFLIAMDKTNPVPMAYFLQVFNLFLPTPISYFFLMCISFYFLALVLRVNPWLAILGGLGYAYASFSAVLVIAGHQTEIWAMGYVPFLLGALVLLFEGRYGWGTALTALFTYLLVSINHIQIAYYCGLMAACMGIAYLVQWIRNKQYKQMGLSIVLAMVAGGLGVMSNAGTLLTNYDYSKETLRNGALTLDTATGKLEKSKGLDVDYAFTWSEGITETFTLVSPNVYGGGSGDPLPQDGKLADAISNNQVPQQLAQQLYYAFPAYWGNQLSVAGPVYLGAVMIMLVIFSLFYLKSKHKWWLVSVTVLAILLSWGKNFAAFNDFMFYHFPLYDKFRSPTMSLVIPQLTFPLLAVLGLQQLFYGEKVDKAYAFQQFKKAAITAGVVLLVLVGLYMTATYKSSHDLQLQEELTQMKKGDPSLGRAIVGGAAADRQALFGSDLLRTILFVVLAAGVLFIYIKGKMKAGIAIAALTVLSFIDLIMVDTRYLNHDTYKDTDEAAAVFNPSPADQEILKDPGYFRVMNTTTDAFEDAITSYYHNTVGGYHAAKLALFQDVMTHQLTRQPMNMAVYDMFNTKYFIVANRQTNQVEAVPNPGALGPCWLVQSINYVDGPGAAMKALDNFNPRDTAIVDNSEKALIPFTPQHDTTGFVHLVKNDNDVITYESNSGANEFAVFSEIYYSRGWKAYIDGKEAPIVKTDYLLRGLALPAGKHDIRFEFHPTAYYTGLKIAGIGSILTLLLLIGAIAGEYRKKSKATA from the coding sequence ATGACAAAAATCAATTGGAAAAAGCTGATCCCGCATATCGTTGCACTGGCGGTCTTTGTTCTGGTCTCCGTGGTATACTGTTCGCCCGTTCTCGATGGGAAAACGGTGGGAGGTTCGGATATGACGCACTGGCAGGCGACGGTCCACCCGATGGACGTGTATAAAAGCACCCACGGTCACTATCCTTTGTGGACAAACAATATGTTCGGGGGGATGCCGGCGTTCCTGATCGCGATGGACAAGACCAACCCGGTCCCCATGGCGTATTTCCTGCAGGTGTTCAACCTGTTTTTGCCGACGCCGATCTCTTATTTTTTCCTGATGTGCATATCCTTTTATTTCCTGGCGCTGGTGCTGCGGGTGAACCCATGGCTGGCGATCCTTGGCGGCCTGGGCTATGCGTATGCGAGCTTTAGTGCGGTCCTGGTCATCGCGGGTCACCAGACGGAGATATGGGCGATGGGGTATGTGCCCTTTTTATTGGGGGCGCTGGTGCTGCTCTTTGAGGGACGATATGGGTGGGGGACGGCACTGACGGCCTTGTTCACCTACCTGCTCGTATCGATCAACCACATCCAGATCGCGTATTATTGCGGGCTGATGGCGGCGTGTATGGGGATCGCCTATCTCGTCCAGTGGATTAGGAACAAGCAATACAAACAGATGGGCCTGTCGATCGTGCTGGCCATGGTGGCCGGCGGCCTGGGGGTCATGAGCAACGCGGGCACCCTGCTGACGAACTACGACTATTCGAAGGAAACCTTGAGGAACGGGGCATTGACCCTGGATACGGCTACGGGCAAGCTGGAGAAAAGCAAAGGGCTGGACGTGGACTATGCGTTCACCTGGAGCGAAGGGATCACGGAGACCTTTACCCTGGTATCCCCGAACGTCTACGGCGGGGGTTCGGGCGACCCCTTGCCCCAGGACGGCAAACTGGCGGATGCCATCAGCAACAACCAGGTGCCCCAGCAACTGGCGCAGCAACTCTACTATGCCTTCCCGGCATACTGGGGGAACCAGCTCAGCGTGGCGGGACCGGTGTATCTTGGGGCGGTGATGATCATGCTGGTCATCTTTAGCCTGTTTTACCTGAAGAGCAAACACAAATGGTGGCTCGTGAGCGTAACGGTGCTGGCTATCCTCCTGTCGTGGGGGAAGAATTTCGCAGCCTTCAACGACTTCATGTTCTACCACTTTCCGTTGTACGATAAATTCCGTTCACCGACGATGAGCCTGGTCATTCCCCAGCTCACCTTCCCGCTCCTGGCGGTGTTGGGACTTCAGCAACTTTTCTACGGAGAAAAGGTGGACAAGGCTTATGCCTTCCAGCAATTCAAAAAAGCAGCCATTACCGCCGGCGTTGTGCTGTTGGTCCTGGTCGGGCTGTATATGACGGCGACGTATAAGTCCAGTCATGACCTCCAGCTCCAGGAAGAGCTGACACAGATGAAGAAAGGTGATCCCTCCCTTGGCCGGGCTATTGTGGGGGGCGCAGCGGCAGACCGGCAGGCCTTGTTCGGGTCGGACCTGTTGCGTACGATCCTCTTTGTCGTCCTGGCGGCCGGGGTGCTTTTCATCTACATCAAGGGCAAGATGAAGGCCGGCATCGCCATAGCCGCCCTGACCGTTCTTTCATTTATTGACCTGATCATGGTAGACACGCGCTACCTGAACCACGATACCTATAAGGACACGGATGAGGCCGCGGCGGTATTCAATCCCAGCCCTGCCGACCAGGAGATCCTGAAGGATCCGGGCTACTTCCGGGTCATGAATACCACCACGGACGCCTTTGAGGACGCCATCACCTCCTATTACCATAATACGGTGGGTGGGTATCACGCGGCAAAGCTGGCCCTCTTCCAGGACGTGATGACACACCAGTTGACCAGGCAACCGATGAACATGGCCGTGTACGACATGTTCAACACCAAGTATTTCATCGTTGCCAACCGCCAGACCAACCAGGTCGAAGCCGTCCCCAACCCGGGTGCGCTGGGGCCCTGCTGGCTGGTGCAGTCGATCAACTATGTGGACGGGCCGGGTGCGGCGATGAAGGCGTTGGACAACTTCAACCCCAGGGACACAGCGATCGTCGACAACAGCGAGAAGGCGCTCATTCCCTTTACGCCCCAGCACGACACCACCGGCTTTGTACACCTGGTCAAAAACGACAACGACGTCATCACCTACGAGTCCAACAGCGGCGCCAATGAATTCGCGGTATTCAGCGAAATCTATTATAGCCGCGGCTGGAAGGCCTATATCGACGGCAAGGAAGCCCCCATCGTCAAAACCGACTACCTGCTCCGGGGCCTGGCCCTGCCGGCAGGGAAACACGACATCCGTTTCGAGTTCCACCCGACGGCGTACTATACAGGTTTGAAGATCGCGGGGATCGGGTCCATCCTGACACTGCTGCTTTTAATCGGGGCCATTGCCGGTGAATACCGGAAAAAGTCAAAGGCAACGGCATAG
- the dapF gene encoding diaminopimelate epimerase, giving the protein MIPFFKYQATGNDFILIDNREGLYSGLTTEQVKWLCDRRFGIGADGLMLLNKKQGYDFDMKYFNADGREGSMCGNGGRSIVRFAHKLRLIGHSASFTAADGEHEGTLGNGDWVRLHMNPVRAIKKENDHFILDTGSPHYVKHVEKVADLDVAKEGAAIRYSAPFSEKGINVNFVELNGDGSIYVRTYERGVEDETYSCGTGVTASALVGARSNGPGKVDVQTLGGRLQVEFTKVGDNDFEDIWLCGPATFVFKGEIELPL; this is encoded by the coding sequence ATGATTCCATTTTTCAAATACCAGGCTACGGGGAATGATTTTATCCTGATCGATAACCGGGAAGGGTTGTACAGCGGGCTGACGACGGAACAGGTGAAGTGGTTGTGCGACCGGCGGTTTGGGATTGGGGCGGACGGGTTGATGTTGCTGAACAAAAAGCAGGGGTATGACTTTGACATGAAGTATTTTAACGCGGACGGACGGGAAGGGAGCATGTGTGGGAACGGGGGGAGGAGCATCGTCCGGTTTGCGCATAAGCTGCGGTTGATCGGGCATAGCGCATCGTTTACCGCGGCGGACGGGGAGCATGAGGGGACATTGGGGAATGGGGATTGGGTGCGGTTGCACATGAACCCGGTGCGCGCAATTAAGAAAGAAAACGACCATTTCATCCTGGATACGGGCTCTCCGCATTATGTAAAGCACGTGGAAAAGGTGGCGGACCTGGACGTAGCAAAGGAAGGAGCGGCGATCCGGTATAGTGCCCCGTTTTCGGAAAAGGGGATCAACGTGAATTTCGTGGAGTTGAACGGAGACGGCAGCATTTATGTCCGGACGTATGAGCGGGGGGTGGAGGATGAAACGTATTCCTGTGGGACGGGGGTAACGGCTTCGGCCCTGGTGGGCGCGCGGTCGAACGGACCGGGGAAGGTGGATGTGCAGACACTGGGGGGAAGGCTCCAGGTGGAGTTTACAAAGGTGGGCGACAATGACTTTGAGGACATTTGGCTGTGTGGGCCGGCGACCTTTGTGTTCAAAGGAGAAATCGAACTACCTTTATAG
- a CDS encoding HepT-like ribonuclease domain-containing protein, giving the protein MSSRDPQLLLQDIIESSNKILSYTERLSYEEFVEDGKTVDAVIRNFEIIGEAANRLPEEIRTQNPNIDWQRIRGFRNRIVHDYFGIDNKIVWLVKEQFLSTLITEIKDILGKIN; this is encoded by the coding sequence ATGTCTAGTAGAGATCCACAACTTTTATTGCAAGATATTATTGAGAGTTCCAATAAGATTTTGTCTTATACGGAGAGGCTTTCATATGAGGAATTCGTTGAGGATGGTAAGACTGTCGATGCGGTTATTCGGAACTTTGAAATTATTGGGGAGGCGGCTAACAGGCTGCCGGAGGAAATCCGGACTCAAAATCCTAATATAGATTGGCAGAGGATAAGGGGGTTTCGGAATAGGATTGTGCATGACTATTTTGGCATTGACAATAAAATCGTTTGGTTAGTAAAAGAGCAATTTCTTTCAACTTTAATAACAGAGATCAAGGATATTTTAGGCAAAATCAACTGA
- a CDS encoding NUDIX domain-containing protein, whose product MINVRVYGLLVDDLKRVLVSDEYIRGAYITKFPGGGLEFGEGTRDCLKREFKEEMDLDVRVDDHLYTTDFYQMSAFNPNYQIISIYYYVTPLERIKAPLRDKPFDFDERQMEVYQATGETETFRFIEWDAFGEDMVTLPIDKVVAEIVKGRRKA is encoded by the coding sequence ATGATCAACGTCCGCGTTTATGGTCTCCTGGTGGATGACCTGAAAAGAGTTTTGGTGAGCGATGAATATATCCGTGGCGCGTATATCACTAAATTCCCGGGCGGTGGCCTGGAGTTTGGGGAGGGAACCCGGGACTGTCTGAAACGGGAATTCAAGGAAGAAATGGACCTGGACGTCCGGGTGGACGACCACCTCTATACGACAGATTTCTACCAGATGTCTGCGTTCAATCCCAATTACCAGATTATTTCTATCTACTATTACGTAACGCCGCTGGAGCGGATCAAGGCTCCGTTGCGCGATAAGCCTTTCGACTTCGATGAGCGACAAATGGAGGTATACCAGGCGACGGGCGAGACGGAGACGTTCCGGTTTATCGAATGGGACGCCTTCGGAGAGGACATGGTCACGCTACCGATTGACAAGGTGGTGGCGGAGATCGTGAAGGGGCGCCGGAAGGCCTGA
- a CDS encoding ABC transporter substrate-binding protein has product MKSVSFLLALVLFFAACHPADRTIPTVGFADAFVDNTLDQAKQGFFAALSDSGFSEDKKTVHIVYRNAQGSPLTLTQVVKYFVSEKVDLIGTNPSAATVAALQSTRDIPVFMMVSPIPEQMKETDAPNLFGVADTQDYIDTSFALIKDVVKPHGATLTVGMIYNQSEPQSVDALHRIQALAQRLQVTVVALPVNATADVQLVTQSLLSKNIDAFFANPDNTVFGAFETIIQSCNNAHVPVFTSEAGLVARGAVAAYGADMYQWGYQSGVQAAHYLRVKASLAAGATAETSAASTSTGAATSAAASSSGAATSTAASSGAAATTSAGAATAASATSTSAGALDTTALHAAGIHWALVKVRKRVYNPAAAARFGLSLPAAFQPLR; this is encoded by the coding sequence ATGAAGTCCGTCTCATTTTTGCTCGCGCTCGTCCTCTTTTTCGCCGCCTGCCATCCCGCAGATCGCACCATCCCCACTGTTGGTTTTGCCGACGCCTTTGTCGACAATACCCTCGACCAGGCCAAACAGGGTTTTTTCGCAGCCCTCAGCGACAGCGGTTTTTCCGAGGACAAAAAGACCGTACACATCGTATACCGCAACGCCCAGGGCAGCCCCCTCACGCTCACGCAGGTCGTTAAATATTTCGTGTCGGAGAAGGTCGACCTCATCGGCACCAACCCCTCCGCCGCCACCGTCGCCGCCCTCCAAAGCACGCGCGACATCCCTGTGTTCATGATGGTCAGCCCCATCCCCGAACAAATGAAAGAAACCGACGCCCCCAACCTTTTCGGGGTTGCCGACACCCAAGACTATATCGACACTTCCTTCGCCCTGATCAAGGACGTGGTCAAGCCCCACGGCGCCACGCTGACCGTAGGTATGATCTACAACCAGTCCGAACCCCAGTCCGTGGACGCCCTCCATCGTATCCAGGCCCTGGCCCAGCGGTTACAGGTGACCGTGGTGGCCCTCCCCGTCAATGCCACCGCCGACGTGCAACTCGTCACCCAATCCCTTTTGTCGAAAAACATCGACGCCTTTTTCGCCAATCCCGACAATACCGTCTTCGGGGCTTTCGAGACCATCATACAGTCCTGCAACAACGCCCACGTTCCCGTGTTCACCAGCGAGGCCGGGCTTGTCGCCCGGGGCGCGGTCGCGGCGTACGGCGCGGATATGTACCAATGGGGGTATCAATCGGGGGTGCAGGCGGCGCATTATCTGCGGGTCAAGGCGAGCCTTGCGGCCGGGGCCACGGCTGAAACTTCCGCAGCCTCCACGTCCACTGGGGCCGCCACGTCGGCGGCGGCTTCCTCGTCCGGGGCTGCCACGTCGACGGCTGCTTCGTCCGGGGCTGCTGCGACCACGTCTGCCGGGGCCGCAACGGCCGCATCCGCTACGTCCACATCCGCCGGTGCCCTCGACACCACCGCGCTCCACGCCGCCGGCATCCACTGGGCCCTCGTCAAGGTCCGCAAACGCGTGTATAACCCGGCCGCGGCCGCCCGTTTCGGGCTCAGCCTCCCGGCCGCCTTTCAACCCCTGCGCTGA
- a CDS encoding ABC transporter permease, with translation MEFYLSALILGLCLSSVALGIFISMKIFRIPDITTDGSYTLGAVTTALLLTHHCPLSLAIPITLVAGGLAGCLTGLIHTKLKIDALLAGILVMTALYSVNLSLLGRSTLPLVNIPTIFSFWPSGGTYSQLLVVCLFLLALTLLLSYLLRTDFGVAMRATGDSESMTRALGINNDFMKIIGLGIANALTALGGFLVAQYQGFTDINMGIGVVIVGLGSVLISDRLIRWFRIRPIWLQLPVVILGSLVFQFVLAFTLSIGVDPNLLKLVTALFVLAIVGAPALRLKRTA, from the coding sequence ATGGAATTCTACCTGTCCGCCCTCATCCTGGGGCTTTGTTTGTCATCGGTCGCCCTGGGTATTTTCATCAGTATGAAAATATTCAGGATACCCGACATCACCACCGACGGCAGCTATACCTTAGGCGCGGTGACGACGGCACTGCTGCTCACCCACCATTGCCCGCTGTCCCTGGCCATCCCCATCACCCTTGTGGCGGGCGGACTTGCCGGTTGTCTCACCGGGCTCATCCACACCAAACTGAAAATAGACGCCCTGCTCGCGGGGATCCTCGTGATGACGGCCCTGTATTCCGTCAACCTCAGCCTGCTCGGCAGGTCAACGCTGCCCTTGGTCAATATCCCCACCATCTTTTCTTTCTGGCCTTCCGGTGGTACCTATAGCCAGCTCCTGGTGGTTTGTCTTTTCCTGCTGGCGCTCACCCTGCTGCTCAGCTATCTTCTCCGCACCGACTTCGGGGTCGCCATGCGCGCCACCGGGGACAGCGAGTCCATGACGCGGGCCCTCGGGATCAACAACGACTTTATGAAGATCATCGGTCTGGGCATCGCCAATGCCCTTACCGCCCTCGGTGGCTTCTTGGTAGCCCAATACCAGGGTTTTACCGACATCAATATGGGCATCGGCGTGGTGATCGTAGGACTCGGCTCGGTCCTGATCAGCGACCGCCTCATCCGTTGGTTCCGTATCCGCCCCATCTGGCTGCAACTGCCGGTGGTCATCCTCGGTTCCCTGGTCTTCCAGTTTGTCCTGGCTTTCACCCTTTCCATCGGGGTCGACCCCAACCTGCTGAAGCTCGTGACCGCCCTCTTTGTCCTGGCCATCGTAGGGGCCCCCGCCTTGCGTCTCAAACGAACCGCATGA
- a CDS encoding magnesium transporter CorA family protein, with the protein MIQYFKNSGGQTIEIDKPENGIWVNILPPLKQEEFADLSETLDIPIDFLTDSLDIDERSRYETSENVKLIVLNTPTENNSFNESDAYYITIPICIILTHGQIVTVNSFENGAIKKFLNTFKNRNPDKKNMMVLKIFEKVVQNFMEFLKEANQKRNQLEQRLYQHGRNEDLHQLVRIQKSMVYFVTALRSNETLMAKLMRTSFLQLNEEEREFLEDLIVDNAQALEMANIYTNILASTMNAFSNILAGDRNSSLRWLTATGVVLSLPLLVAVLFCMKIPLPFGDSPATFFIVPLVCLAISGSACAFFIRNKYF; encoded by the coding sequence ATGATCCAGTATTTTAAGAACTCGGGGGGCCAGACCATCGAGATCGACAAGCCGGAAAACGGCATTTGGGTAAATATCCTCCCTCCGCTGAAGCAGGAGGAATTTGCTGACCTTTCCGAAACGCTTGACATCCCTATCGACTTTCTGACGGACTCGCTCGATATTGACGAGCGGAGCCGGTATGAGACCTCGGAGAATGTAAAGCTGATCGTCCTGAATACGCCCACGGAGAACAATTCCTTTAACGAAAGCGACGCCTATTATATCACGATTCCGATCTGTATCATCCTGACGCATGGGCAGATCGTGACGGTGAATTCTTTCGAGAACGGGGCCATCAAGAAATTCCTGAATACGTTCAAAAACCGGAACCCGGATAAGAAGAATATGATGGTGTTGAAGATCTTCGAGAAGGTGGTCCAGAACTTTATGGAATTCCTGAAGGAGGCGAACCAGAAGAGGAATCAGTTGGAACAACGGTTGTACCAGCACGGGCGGAATGAGGACCTTCACCAGTTGGTGCGGATCCAGAAAAGCATGGTCTATTTCGTGACAGCGCTTCGGTCGAACGAAACGCTGATGGCTAAGCTGATGCGGACGAGTTTCCTGCAACTGAATGAAGAGGAACGCGAATTTCTGGAGGATCTGATCGTGGACAATGCGCAGGCGCTGGAAATGGCGAACATCTACACCAACATCCTGGCGAGCACGATGAACGCGTTTTCGAACATCCTGGCCGGGGACCGGAACAGTAGCCTGCGTTGGCTGACGGCCACGGGCGTGGTGTTGTCGCTGCCGCTTTTGGTGGCGGTTTTGTTTTGCATGAAGATCCCTTTGCCGTTTGGCGATTCTCCGGCTACCTTTTTCATAGTGCCCTTGGTGTGCCTGGCGATCTCAGGGAGTGCCTGTGCCTTTTTTATCCGGAATAAATACTTCTGA
- a CDS encoding nucleoside phosphorylase encodes MQKIADSELILNERGAVYHLDLRPEEVAHTVVTVGDPDRVKEVSKHFDSIEVRRQHREFVSHTGRVGKKRLTVVSTGIGTDNIDIVFNELDALVNIDLEKRMVKDQLTSLRIVRVGTSGSLQKDVPVDSFLASTHGLGLDNLLHFYRAQPNDEEKQLVHAFVTHTGLNGTPPYISGAASSLMKHFVEGFHRGITVTCPGFYGPQGRVLRLGLMYPELIDRLGDFRFGAHRITNFEMETAGIYGLGRLLGHACLSLNAIVANRVEGTFTKDGAKTIESLIRKTLSILEQTEL; translated from the coding sequence ATGCAGAAGATCGCGGATTCGGAATTGATCCTCAATGAGAGAGGGGCGGTGTATCACTTGGATTTGAGGCCGGAAGAAGTGGCGCATACGGTGGTGACGGTGGGGGATCCGGACAGGGTGAAGGAGGTGAGCAAGCATTTCGACAGTATCGAAGTGAGGCGGCAGCACCGTGAGTTTGTGTCGCATACGGGACGGGTGGGGAAAAAGCGGCTGACGGTGGTGTCGACGGGGATTGGGACGGATAATATCGATATAGTATTCAACGAGTTGGATGCGCTGGTGAACATCGACCTGGAGAAGAGGATGGTGAAGGATCAGCTGACGTCGCTGAGAATCGTCCGGGTGGGTACGTCGGGGTCGTTGCAGAAAGATGTACCGGTGGACAGCTTCCTGGCGTCTACGCATGGGCTGGGGTTGGATAACCTGTTGCATTTTTACCGGGCGCAGCCGAATGATGAGGAGAAACAGCTGGTGCATGCATTTGTGACGCATACAGGGCTGAATGGGACACCGCCTTATATCAGCGGGGCGGCGTCTTCGTTGATGAAGCACTTTGTGGAGGGGTTCCACCGGGGGATTACGGTGACGTGTCCAGGTTTTTATGGGCCGCAGGGGAGAGTGCTCCGTCTGGGGCTGATGTACCCGGAATTGATCGACCGGTTGGGGGATTTCCGGTTTGGTGCACATAGGATCACTAATTTTGAGATGGAGACGGCGGGTATATATGGGTTGGGGCGGTTGCTGGGGCATGCGTGCCTGAGCTTGAATGCCATCGTGGCGAACCGGGTGGAGGGGACCTTCACAAAGGATGGGGCCAAAACAATAGAATCGCTGATCCGGAAAACATTGTCCATTTTAGAACAAACGGAGTTATGA
- a CDS encoding glycosyltransferase family 2 protein, producing MEQPVQISVVICSYNRRDYIIDAMDSLHRQTLDRSAFEVIVVDNNSKDDTESRCRAYISTHMETQFLFLTEKRQGASFARNTGAALAQGELLVFMDDDAVAAPDFLKRIIIFFETHPGAGGMGGRIIPRYIPAEPKWMSHFVSSLVGNFDYSPHTVEFAPLKYPLESNMVVRKADFDAVGGFNTELPGVKGTLRIGGEGKEFFFKLKNLGRTIWYDPEVKVEHVVEVSKLTREYMYRVASGIGRGESVRTKAVGTGAYYKKIAEYLYKLCGSIVLGLLYTVKGQPAKALPVIHFRIDALRGLTDNKR from the coding sequence ATGGAGCAACCCGTACAGATTTCCGTGGTGATCTGTTCCTATAACCGAAGGGACTATATCATCGACGCCATGGACAGTCTGCACCGGCAAACGCTGGACAGGTCGGCATTCGAGGTGATCGTCGTGGATAACAACAGCAAGGACGATACGGAATCGCGCTGCAGGGCGTATATAAGCACGCACATGGAAACGCAATTCCTTTTCCTTACAGAAAAAAGACAAGGCGCTTCCTTTGCACGGAATACGGGCGCGGCCCTGGCCCAGGGAGAGCTCCTGGTCTTTATGGACGACGACGCGGTGGCGGCCCCGGACTTCCTTAAAAGAATTATCATATTCTTTGAGACGCACCCGGGCGCCGGGGGAATGGGCGGCAGGATCATCCCTCGCTATATACCCGCCGAGCCGAAGTGGATGTCTCACTTCGTATCCTCCCTGGTGGGGAATTTTGACTATAGTCCCCACACCGTGGAATTCGCGCCGTTGAAATATCCCCTGGAGTCGAACATGGTCGTCCGGAAGGCGGACTTCGACGCGGTGGGTGGGTTTAATACCGAACTGCCGGGCGTCAAAGGGACCCTCCGGATCGGTGGCGAGGGGAAGGAATTCTTTTTCAAACTCAAGAACCTGGGCCGGACCATCTGGTACGACCCGGAGGTAAAGGTCGAACACGTGGTGGAGGTGTCGAAGCTGACGCGGGAGTATATGTACCGCGTAGCATCCGGTATCGGCCGCGGGGAAAGCGTGCGAACCAAAGCGGTTGGAACAGGTGCGTACTATAAAAAAATCGCGGAATACCTGTATAAGCTGTGCGGTTCGATCGTCCTTGGCCTACTCTATACCGTAAAAGGCCAACCCGCCAAAGCCCTCCCGGTCATTCATTTCCGGATTGACGCCCTGCGCGGGCTGACTGACAACAAGCGTTAA